CGATTCAGATTCTCAAGGTAATTGGGCGTTTGCGTACACACCAATCCGTCCTCGGATGCCGCGATAAAGGACTCCTTTTGGAAAAGCCTCACATCGGAGCAACCAAAGAGACCCGCCAGAGCCAATGCTGGCAAGACCTGGATTATAATAATTGAGCACTTCTTTGGACTCATCCCCCACCCATAATTAAGACAACCGCTCGCTGTCCTTAAAACGACAACAACCCCGAATCACTTTCTATTGATCTAATTTGGCAACTCTCACTTTCTGGGGCCAACCCTCACAGCCCAATTCGCGAATAAAGCTAACCTTCTTTTCCGCATCAACATCAATTCGGTATTCATATCCCGATTCACTCTCAAAACAGACTTTCACCTGGCCACCTGAAGCCGGAGTTTCGCAGTCGCCTATAGTGGCCGGTAGCCGCTGAATTCCCAGGTCGATTTTCTCCCCGGTATCCACTTTGGTGATTTCCATTTCTGCCGTGTCACCAGACTCACGACCTTCCAAATCGAATAACACCACCCATGCCCCGGCCTCGTTATCGCAGACAGGACCTGTTTCGGATACGCCAGAAAACACGCTCTCCGATCCCAGCCACGACACCACCAAGCGACTGCCACTTTCTACGATGCCCACATCACCCGCATTGGTGAAAAGGAAACCGACGGCAAAAGTGACAACAAAGCTGATCCCAAAAATATAAAGTCTGAACATCTTGTCCCTGATCTTTTCTCTCATTGCTCCACCCAACCAACCCCAACCATCGGGGTTATTCTAAGCTCTATGTGAGCAACGGATGTGCCACTTTTGGGCCCAATAGAGAATAGATCGACACCGAAGCTTGTCTAAGCCCTTCGAAAGCGTTTGATTTCTTGTCTCACGTTAAGACATTGACGAAGTGTCAAAAAGATCGGCAACCCTAGGAGCCGTCTAGTTGTTTTTCCAGATGGATCGGCAGTTGCGCAGACGTTCCAACTGTATGCCCTGAGACTTAAAGGTACCCTCGGCGTAACAACGATACTCCGCCTCACGATTGAGGGCATGGAGTTCTTTCACCACTCCGGGGGACATACCTAGGAGTTTGAGTCCCTCACCCTGCCTCTTAATCCTCCAGGCAGGAGACTGGTATCGGACCTCCACTTTAAGAGCCTGTCCAACTCGTTGCTCTTCATCCACTTCCAAAAGTAGACTATCCACTTCGCTGGCGATTTCACTACTGCTGGCGGACGCCCCAGCAGGAAAACAGAGAAGCGCAATAAACATCATGGCTAAGGTTCTCACATCACTCTCCCGACGTTTTTCAGGCACACAAGGACCAAAAGGGGCACTTTTTCACGCCTTTAGACCGTCTAAACCCCATTCAAGGGCACAGGAAGCCTAAAAAGCAGGTTTCGTGCCGAAATCGAGAGAAATCAGACTCTTAAGTCTTCCTGGAGGCTGGCATCAAGCATTTTCCTGGCATAAGCCTCCGCTTGATCCGAATGAAGTTGGGAGAGGAGTTCCATAGAGATCAACACATTTTTGTTCTCATCCATGCTCACCCTAATTTTGCCTGTCTTTGCCCTATAGGGCGAAAAGTAAAGATGCTTCTCCAAACGCATGACAAAATCCGGGGATGGCGACCGATCCCCCAGCGACACATGAAAGTCCAACGGATGAATCATTCCCTTAGCTAGTTTTTTGAGTCCTAGGCGACTGATGGTGCGTGTGGGTACAAAGTAAGACTCCCCCTCAGAATTCTGCAGTTGACAGCGGAACAGGCCAACTCTCTGCAGACGACCCTTAGAACCACCGATCTGTATCCAATCCCCCTCTCCCAGGCCGGCCGTCACCAACATGGCCACAGCCGGCATGAGTCCGCGACTGAATTCCACCAGTAGGACGATGAGCATGGCAACCAATGCCACGAGACCCGCCAATTCGAAAAGCACACTCCTACGGGCCATGAAAAAGGTGGCGTTAATGACAAAAAACAAGGGAAAGATGAGGTTAAAAACCACGCGCAGGGTGGGCACGTGAAGTCGTCGCGACCACCCCGTCCTTTCCAGGTGACGCAAGAGGGCCTGTACAGTGAAGAACACGGCAAAGCCCACAGCAATAATCCAAAACAGAGCGGCCAATCCATACCAAGAAAACCAGGCCAGTGAACGATCAATCTCTTCGAGCAGATAGGATTTATCTTCCAATTTTCCCCCTATACCCAGTGGGTGTCCTGAAAGTGAGTACCAATGGAAAAAGTCAAATCTGGAGGAATCTGATATATGCGCCCATCCCGATCACAACGTGCCACCAAGCCAGTAGCCTCAAGGGAATTCAACTCACGGCGCAAGATGCGGACATCCCAGATCAGGGATTCCCGTAATTGACCAATTGTCCTTGGGCCATAGCGATAGAGCTCCTTGAGGAGAATCAAAGAGCCTTCACTAAAGGCGTCCAAAAATCCAAAGCCTTCAACCATGGATTTATGTAGCGAAATTTGCAATCGATCGCCGGAAACTCCCTCCAGGCTATGGACCCACAGAGCCAAGGCCAAGCGCAGGTTGCCATGGCTGCGACTCTTAAGAGTGCTAAAGAACAAATGTTCATCCCCAGTCTTCCAAATTTGCTTAATCCGATCCAGGCCGAGGGAGCTGGCAAATTCAAGCTCCAAGCCACTTAATTTGTGCCGATCATAAATCACTCGTCTCAAGCATTCACCATCTAAAGGTTTGAGTCGAACCACTTCGGTGAAGACCGAACGCAAATCAAAGGCATCTTGAAAGAGTCCGTAATTGGGGTCACGAATCGTGGCGATCCAACTCACATTCTCAGGGGCCCGGACAACAAGATCGCAAAATCGCTCCATGCCCTCATAGCCGGAGGGCTGAAGCCAGTTATCCAGATTGTCGATCATCACAACCATGTTTTGCCGGCGTAACTCACGCAGAAGGTTGTTGATTGAGGCGTCAGTTCCCAGCTCCGCCCCCAGCGCAGGGAGAATTCGGGTTGTGGTGTGATAAACATCCTGCTCTAAGCGGACGATCCGCGCATTAGGGAATTCCAACTGACAGATGTTCAGCAGTGAGGTTCGCCCCATTCCGGGCTCCGCCGTCACCAAGAGTCTGCGTCCAATGTTTTGTTGTCGCCCTTGCCCCAAGACCACATCTAAGGCCTCCCGGTGGGCCGAAAAGAATCTCCGATCCTGTAGAGGGTCCAAAGAAAAAAGCCTCTGGTAAAGCCGCGGCAACTCTTCTCTGGTTTGGGCGAGATAATGATCTTCGAGATAACTTCTCACAACTTGGGCATCCAGACGACCCTCATGAATCCTCTCCCTTAAGGCGGTGGCTGCTTGATGGCCCTCCAGTACCTTAAGACTCCTTCGCAGATCTTTGCCCACCCGCCTTGTTTTTTCCCCGATCACCCTTTTGCGGACTTCCCACTTTTGCGCTAGCCACCCCTGAACCCCGCGAATCCGCGTGGTGGCCGAATCAACAACGCCAGCACGATGGAGGCCTTTCCAAAGTTCCGTATTGGCCTCACCTATAAACTGGTGAACATCCTCCTCGGTTTGAGACAGTTGCTTCAGAAAGTCGTTCTCCAAATCCGAAATCTTATCAATGGCCCTGGCCACCGCACCTTCAGCATTGGATTTGGCCTCCGCAAACTCTTCGGCTGCACTTCCGTGTGTTGACTCCAAGGAGTATTCAAGAACATTAAGAGCGTCCTCACACTCCACTGCCAAGGACTCATTAAATCCAAAGACCCTTTCCATTCGTGACTCAATGAGAGGCAGGACTTCAATCAAAACCGACTCGTGGAAGTTGTTGTCCAGATTGATACTGATGACATCCAATTCCTGAGGCCTATAGACATCTCGACCAATGGAATCCTCAGTCAAAATCTCGAGCTCTCGCTGATGGACCGGCAGGCGCTCACGGATGGCATGGGTCAAATCGCGATTGAGAAGTCGATTGCTACCGAGGGAAAGAGATCTGAATCTCAGCTTCCGCAAGCAGTCCGCTCCCACGGCGCGGATATTGTTTTCCATAGCTTTGACATCAACCTGAGTTTCGGGAGTGATTGTGGCAAGACGTTTTTTGACTTCAGCCAAATGTCCCTTTAATTCCCCACAGACGTGATGGACCATTTCCCGTGCACCTTCCAATGGTTGTAGACATCGGCCCTCGATAATCTCGTCCACAACTTTCTGGATATAGCCCGTCATCAGGTGAGCTCGTAGAGTATTATTAACAAAGAGAAACTTTTCTTCCCAAAGTTTCACGTCTGCTTCGGCACCGTGGAGATAACGACTGACCTCTGGTTCAGCCAGGGAAAACCTCACCTCATCACTTCTCAAAAATGGACTGCCCACATTATTTAGTGACCAGCTCAACCCCCGACCTGCCTTTGAAAGCATAAAACGAAAATCCGACTGCGCCAGGTCCAGGCTCCCCTTTAACAACTCCTGACATTTTGTCCAGATCTCCTTCTCCTCCACATTGCCTGCTACCAAGCCACGACGAACCTCCTCGGTGATCAGATATACCGCACGAATCCAATTGTTAGAAAAGGTCCAACTAAACTGAGACAATGCCGGACACAGGTGATAGCGGACAATGGATTGGAGGGGAACCTCACGGCGCAGAGGTCGATGCTTAGGGTTCAAAAACAGTTTGAACCGCAATCCCATCTTTTTGATTCGAATGGACCAACTGTCTCCCGTCTGCCAGCGAAAATGCTCCTCTCGGAAGGGAACCGTCACTACCGAGGACTGTTGCAGGAGCAAACCGTCTTGCTTCTGATAGAGAGATAATACCGCTTTTGCCCTTTGTCTCAAACGAAAGGTCTGCTCCTCCATGGCATCCAAAATCTCATCATTAAATACTCCTTTGCTGCCAATATGACTCTGAAGATCTTCGATCACGCCAGAAACCAAAGGCTGAAAACGCGCTCCCATTAGGTCCTCAAAACCCTGTTCCAATTGCGCGAACAAATCCTTTGCTCTTGTGCGAACCTCCTCATCATGCACATCCCTTAAATCGAGGGAAGGGTGCAAATCTGAGACTTCAATTGGGGCCAGCTCTGTCCTTTCCCCGTGGGCAGATTGATCCTCAGTGGCGACCCGGGGTATCGTCGCCTGAAGGGCTTGTCTCAGCGTCACCGGGCCCACTAACAGATTCAATGCCACCATGCCCATTCCAACCAATTCAATGGGGCCTGCCAGAGCGGGCAACTCATGGGCCGCCACTCCGACGAGGCCCAGAGTCACCCCCGCCTGAGGCAGATAGGCCAACCATGAACTTTCTGTAACTTTGGAATTCTCGCCACCCAACTTCGATCCCCACCGGGATGAAAAATAGTAGGAAATTGCCCGCAGAGCAAACAGCAGCAGAGCCAAGAGCCCCACACTTTTAACCCCACTCAAATCCAAGGCGGCTCCGGCATTGGTAAAAAACACGATAAATACAGGAAGGCTGATTTTTTCCAAAGGTCGATGAAGCTCACCCTCCCACTTGGAAAAGTTCCCCACCACCATGCCTGCAATAATAAACACTAAAAGTAATTCCAGCTTGAAGGCAGCACTCAGCTCGGCCACACCAAGAATGGTTGCTGCCACAAACAGCAGCATCTCTCGGCGAACAAAATGCAAATAAAGCATCAGCAGTCCACCCAATACTCCGCCAGCAAGCAGAGATAGGCCGAGTTCAATCAAAAGATGCACCACAACCGAGGCATGACTCGCGGTTTGACCTCCATCATCATCAGTAAGCACTCCCGCCATCGCCAATACAAAGGCCAACACCAACACCACTATCAAATCTTTGGCTACTGCCATGCCCAAGACCAAATCGGTCATTCGCCCCTTGGACTGAGCCTCGTTGGTAACCGCCAAAGCAATTGCGGGAGACGTGCCAATGGAGAGAGCCGCAAAGATCATTGCCAAGGCCAAATCCGCCATAGCACTGCCAGTGGCAATGATTTGAAACTGCCGCTGTACAAGGAAAAAGCCACCGCCCACCAGTAATGCCAGAGTGATGATCTTAAAGCCAATGGTCGCCAGCAGAGTCTTAGAAACCTGACGCAAAGATTCAAAACGCAACTCCAACCCAGCATTCAAGGCAATGAGCCCCAAAGCCAGGGTGCTAAACATCTTAATATCCTCAACGACTGATGTACTGAGGACATTCATCACTCCAGGGCCCAAAATGACACCTGCCAAAATGTAACCCGTCACCTTCGGCAATTTAAACCGGCCGGCAATTTCAGAGGCCGAATAGGCCGCCAGGAGCACAAAGCCAACACTGGCCAAAAACAAGGGTACCCCTCCCGTTTGCGCCACTCCCAAGGTCTTCAAGGCAATCATTGCCGCGAGAAGAATTCCAAGTACCACGACTTGTCTAAACACCAATTACTCCTAACGCCGCCAACACTCCGGATAAAACACGGCAAACAAAACAAATATCTCCAGACGTCCCGCAATCATCAAAAAACTTAAGGCCATCTTGCCCAAGGCAGGGATAAACTCATAGTTCTGCAGTGGCCCGACACCGGAGAGTCCGGGACCTACACTCGATAAGCAAGCCACAACCGAACTCATGGCCGTCATCAGGTCCAATCCCAAAAAAACCATTAAGATTGACCCAAACGCAAAGAGCAGAAAGTAAGCGCAAAAAAACAATAAAATGCCATTAACCACATAGCCCGGAATTGTTGCTCCCCCTAGGCGGAACGAAAAAACTGCTTGAGGATGAAGCACTGAGCGAAGTTCGTGAAGAACTGCCCGATACATGACAAAGACCCGGGAGGCCTTCAGTCCACCAGCTGTTGATCCGGCACTTGCCCCAATAAACATACACACAAACAGCAGGAACCTAGCCAAATTTGGGTAGGCATCGAAGTCTTCGGTCATCAATCCAGTGGTCGTAGTAACAGCGACAGTCTGAAACAAACTGTAACGGAGAGACTCAAAAAAACCGCCATGGCGGTCTAAGGTCAAAAGGGTGATCACTCCACCCACCAGCAGATTGATCCCAAGGAAAAATCGCAATTCGTAATTACGCCAAAAGGATCTTAGCTGTCCTTTGATGAGACCATAGTAAAGACCAAAGTTAAGACCTCCCAGCAGCATGAACACAATAGAGATCCAATCAATAACCGGACTTCTAAAAGCCCCAATACTTGCCCCACGCGTGGAAAACCCACCCGTCGATAAAATCGAAAAGGCATGACAAAAACTCTCAAAAAGATTCATTCCAGCCAAATGAAGAAGGACAAGACAAATACTGGTTAACCCGGCGTAAATCCACCATAACCGCAAAGCTGTTTGCCGAATACGTGGCTTCAAATCCTCTGACACGGGGCCTGGAGCCTCCGTGCGAAACAACTGTTTGGCCCCGACTCCCATTTGAGGAAATACGGCCACAAACAGCACGACAATCCCCATGCCGCCAATCCAGTGAGACAAACACCTCCACAGATTTGTCGACCGACTCAAGCCATCCACATCTGCCACAACCGTCGCGCCAGTCGTAGTAAAGCCAGAGACTGCCTCAAAGATGGAGCTGGAAAGGGAGGGGATGGCGCCCTCCAAATAAAAAGGCAATCCACCAAAAAAGCCCAGGGCAATCCAAATAAAAGCCACTACGCCAAAGGCATCTTTGCGGTGGATCTCCGCCTTTGCCCTGCCTCCTACCTTTCTCAACACCAAAGCCACGATCACAACCAGCACTGCGGTCATACCGTAGGCAAAAACACCATCACCATTGTTGTCAATGACGGCCACTGCAAGAGGGGCCACCAAAAACAAAGCCAATAGCATCAACAAAGAAGACACATATAAACAAACGACTCTTAGATTCAACTTCTCACTCCTAAGATCCTAGAACCCGTTTTAGAGTGCGACTGAGTTCATTGATCTTTGCGGAATCCACCGCAAATAGCAAATGACTGTCGGGAGCCAACCGCAATGCTGGTTCTAATGGCGCGAATTCTTCGTGGCGAGAAACAGCAAGAAGGTGGCAGTCAGAGGGCCAACTCAAATCTCCAAGACGAACCTCTCCTCCATGCCAACTTTCCGGAATATGGACCTCGGCAATCTCGTGATGGCACGAAGGCAGAGATTTGCGTTGTACAATCCAGTCGGGGGTGGTCAGCATGTGGATGTGTTTACCCACCAACTCATGGGAACTCGCGGTCCCGGTGACGCCGAGGCGATCGTACACCTGGGCATAGCCGGGGCGGTGAACCAGAGCAAATGTAGCAGCAACACCCAACTCCTTTCCCAATAGAGAACTCATCAAATTCACCTCGTCGGCACGAGTCACAGCAAGCAGACAATTGGCTGCCTCCACATGCTCATCGTGAAGCATGGAAATATTGGTTCCATCGCCATGAACAACGGTGACGCTTTCCAACTCTTCAGAAATTCGCTGGCAGCGGGAGCGATTAACATCGATGACCATCATCTTG
This is a stretch of genomic DNA from Pseudobdellovibrionaceae bacterium. It encodes these proteins:
- a CDS encoding mechanosensitive ion channel, encoding MEDKSYLLEEIDRSLAWFSWYGLAALFWIIAVGFAVFFTVQALLRHLERTGWSRRLHVPTLRVVFNLIFPLFFVINATFFMARRSVLFELAGLVALVAMLIVLLVEFSRGLMPAVAMLVTAGLGEGDWIQIGGSKGRLQRVGLFRCQLQNSEGESYFVPTRTISRLGLKKLAKGMIHPLDFHVSLGDRSPSPDFVMRLEKHLYFSPYRAKTGKIRVSMDENKNVLISMELLSQLHSDQAEAYARKMLDASLQEDLRV
- a CDS encoding cation:proton antiporter, which encodes MFRQVVVLGILLAAMIALKTLGVAQTGGVPLFLASVGFVLLAAYSASEIAGRFKLPKVTGYILAGVILGPGVMNVLSTSVVEDIKMFSTLALGLIALNAGLELRFESLRQVSKTLLATIGFKIITLALLVGGGFFLVQRQFQIIATGSAMADLALAMIFAALSIGTSPAIALAVTNEAQSKGRMTDLVLGMAVAKDLIVVLVLAFVLAMAGVLTDDDGGQTASHASVVVHLLIELGLSLLAGGVLGGLLMLYLHFVRREMLLFVAATILGVAELSAAFKLELLLVFIIAGMVVGNFSKWEGELHRPLEKISLPVFIVFFTNAGAALDLSGVKSVGLLALLLFALRAISYYFSSRWGSKLGGENSKVTESSWLAYLPQAGVTLGLVGVAAHELPALAGPIELVGMGMVALNLLVGPVTLRQALQATIPRVATEDQSAHGERTELAPIEVSDLHPSLDLRDVHDEEVRTRAKDLFAQLEQGFEDLMGARFQPLVSGVIEDLQSHIGSKGVFNDEILDAMEEQTFRLRQRAKAVLSLYQKQDGLLLQQSSVVTVPFREEHFRWQTGDSWSIRIKKMGLRFKLFLNPKHRPLRREVPLQSIVRYHLCPALSQFSWTFSNNWIRAVYLITEEVRRGLVAGNVEEKEIWTKCQELLKGSLDLAQSDFRFMLSKAGRGLSWSLNNVGSPFLRSDEVRFSLAEPEVSRYLHGAEADVKLWEEKFLFVNNTLRAHLMTGYIQKVVDEIIEGRCLQPLEGAREMVHHVCGELKGHLAEVKKRLATITPETQVDVKAMENNIRAVGADCLRKLRFRSLSLGSNRLLNRDLTHAIRERLPVHQRELEILTEDSIGRDVYRPQELDVISINLDNNFHESVLIEVLPLIESRMERVFGFNESLAVECEDALNVLEYSLESTHGSAAEEFAEAKSNAEGAVARAIDKISDLENDFLKQLSQTEEDVHQFIGEANTELWKGLHRAGVVDSATTRIRGVQGWLAQKWEVRKRVIGEKTRRVGKDLRRSLKVLEGHQAATALRERIHEGRLDAQVVRSYLEDHYLAQTREELPRLYQRLFSLDPLQDRRFFSAHREALDVVLGQGRQQNIGRRLLVTAEPGMGRTSLLNICQLEFPNARIVRLEQDVYHTTTRILPALGAELGTDASINNLLRELRRQNMVVMIDNLDNWLQPSGYEGMERFCDLVVRAPENVSWIATIRDPNYGLFQDAFDLRSVFTEVVRLKPLDGECLRRVIYDRHKLSGLELEFASSLGLDRIKQIWKTGDEHLFFSTLKSRSHGNLRLALALWVHSLEGVSGDRLQISLHKSMVEGFGFLDAFSEGSLILLKELYRYGPRTIGQLRESLIWDVRILRRELNSLEATGLVARCDRDGRIYQIPPDLTFSIGTHFQDTHWV
- a CDS encoding TrkH family potassium uptake protein, which produces MNLRVVCLYVSSLLMLLALFLVAPLAVAVIDNNGDGVFAYGMTAVLVVIVALVLRKVGGRAKAEIHRKDAFGVVAFIWIALGFFGGLPFYLEGAIPSLSSSIFEAVSGFTTTGATVVADVDGLSRSTNLWRCLSHWIGGMGIVVLFVAVFPQMGVGAKQLFRTEAPGPVSEDLKPRIRQTALRLWWIYAGLTSICLVLLHLAGMNLFESFCHAFSILSTGGFSTRGASIGAFRSPVIDWISIVFMLLGGLNFGLYYGLIKGQLRSFWRNYELRFFLGINLLVGGVITLLTLDRHGGFFESLRYSLFQTVAVTTTTGLMTEDFDAYPNLARFLLFVCMFIGASAGSTAGGLKASRVFVMYRAVLHELRSVLHPQAVFSFRLGGATIPGYVVNGILLFFCAYFLLFAFGSILMVFLGLDLMTAMSSVVACLSSVGPGLSGVGPLQNYEFIPALGKMALSFLMIAGRLEIFVLFAVFYPECWRR